The DNA sequence GCTTTCGGCCTGACGGTTCTGACCATGGCCTATGCGGTCGGAGGCATTTCCGGCGGTCATTTTAATCCGGCGGTTTCCGTCGGTCTGACGGTGGCCGGCAAGTTCCCGGTATCGAGCCTCATTCCTTATATTGTGGCGCAAGTGCTGGGTGCGATTGTCGCCGCAGCTGCGCTTTACGTCATCGTCACTGGCAAGGCGGGGGCCGAACTTGGTGGTTTTGCTGCAAATGGTTATGGCGAACATTCACCGGGCGGATATTCCCTGGTGTCAGCGCTGCTGATCGAAGTGATCCTGACTGCGTTTTTCCTGATCGTCATTCTGGGATCGACACATGGCAGGGCTCCAGCCGGTTTTGCGCCAATCGCCATCGGTCTTGCCCTTACACTTATTCATCTGATTTCCATTCCGGTCACCAATACCTCTGTCAATCCGGCCCGCTCGACGGGACAGGCATTGTTCGTCGGTGGATGGGCATTGCAGCAGCTCTGGCTGTTCTGGCTTGCTCCGATCCTCGGCGGCGTCATCGGTGCTGTGGTCTGGAAACTTTTCGGCGAGAAAGAAGAGTAAGGCGCAAGGCCAGCTCCTTCCTGCCCGCGCAGACATGAATGGGAAGTTTGTTTTCCCGAATGGTCGGGGAAACCAGTGAGGAGGATGACATGGATCTTGCTTCGATATTGGCCCAGGTGATCGGTGGTGCGGTTGGCGGCACGGCTGGCGGGAAGATAGTGAAGGATTCCGATCTCGGCTCGCTTGGCAACCTGATTGCAGGCGCCATTGGCGGCATTGGCGGCGGAACCGTACTTGGCTCGCTGCTCGGAGCGGCGGGAAATGCGGCGGCTGGCGGTGTGGATATCGGCGCTCTTGCGGGTCAGCTGGTTGGCGGTGGTGTCGGTGGTCTGATCGTTCAGATCATTGTCGGTTTGATCAAGAACAAACTCGTCGCCAAATAGGGCCGTTAGCCACCCGCGTGGCGGCGTGACAGAGCTTGCCGGAGGAGACACCTCATTCGGCAAGGCTTCTGGTGTATTACGTATCGATAACGGCAACCCGCCGAAACCGAATTTTTGCGAGATGCAGTAGCACATCTGCAATGGTGAGACGCGTTCTGCGGCCGCCGAAAAGAGGTGTGAGGACTGTATTCACCGATATTGCGGATGCCGCGTCAGGCCGAATTCTTGACGGCAGGCATATGCGGTGTCTTGTTCCAGACGAAGGGTCTGGTTTTCAGTTCCACAACCGCGCGCCATGCCGCTAGAGACAACATCAGCCAGTAAAACGGGATCGCCAGCCAGCGTTGCCCGACCTGCTTCTTTTCATAGGGTATCATTCTGTTTCGGCCCATCAGCACGAAGATGGTGTAGCTTCCGAGAATATTCAGCGTATCGATGACGAACAGAATGCCCTGCCAGGAAAACAGCATATCTGTGCCGCTTTCCAGGATCGCCATGGCCATGAAGGTGAAGGAAAGAAACAGCAGGGGGTGGGTCAGTGACGATAAAAGCATGCCGCCGATCAACAGTTGAAAGACAATATAGTCGCTCCATCCCATCTGGCGCGCAGTTGTAACGGGCGCACGGGTCATCACCAGCCAGCTTTGCAGCCAGCCCTTGTACCAGCGCGCGCGCTGGTTCAGCCAGACGGAGAACGAGGTTGGCGCGTCCTCCAGTGTCTGTCGCCGAATGACACCGCAGCGATAACCCAGCCTGTGCAGTCTGAGGCCCATATCGGCGTCCTCAGTCACATTATAGGGGTCCCACGCCCCAACGCGGCGCAATACCGCGGTGCGGAAATGGTTTGAAGTGCCGCCAAGTGGCAGCGGCAGCCTGTGTGCGGCAAGAACGGGTAACATGCAGCGAAAGAGGCCGGAATATTCCAGCGCGAAACAGGCGCTGAGCCAGGAGGAGCGTGCATTGCTGACAATAAGCGGCGCCTGCAGGCAGGCCACTTCGTCCGGCTGGCGGCGAAAGGTGGCATGGGCTTCGCGCAATTGTTGCGGATGGGGGCGGTCTTCTGCGTCGTAGACGGCAACCAATGTGCCCCGCGCCCCAGCGAGCGCATAGGTCAGCGCCTTGGGTTTGGTGCGCGGCAGGGATGGCGGCACTTTTATCAGCTCGATATGTGGACCGGGATTGACGCGCTTGATGGCGGCGATCGTCGCGTCATCATCCGCTTCGCAGACGAGTTTGATATCCAGTCGGGACTTGGGCCAATCCAGACGCTCCAGCGCGCCGATGAGTTGCTCGACGACCGCCTCCTCGCGATAGAGCGCCACGAGAACGGTGTAGACCGGCAGGTCACTGTCGTCTCGGAGAGCCGGGAGGGTTTGTTTTTCGTTTTCCGTCGGAGCGTGCGGAGCGTTAACGAGCGCAAACAGCCTGAAAAGCAGGGTGAAGAAATAGAGCATCGTCAGGCTGACGTGAATGTAAGCCAGCGCCGCTTCCGTATAAAAAAGCAGCGACAGCGTCAGCAGCGTAGCCAGAATGCCAGTGTAGAAACCCTGCTGGCCCTGCAATGTAATCCTGGCGGAATGGCCCGGGGCCGCGTTGAAAAGCCTTTGTTGCGCCTCATGGCTGCGGCGCGTCTCACCAGCCTTCCAGATTGCGCTGCGCATGGCCTGCGGCGTGGTGACGGCAAGCTCGTCGAAAAGATGCGGATGCCGATCGAGCATGGTCTTCAGCAACGCAAACCGTCCCAGTTCCGGCACGATCAGAAGGAGCGGTCTGCCGTTCAGTGGCTTCAACCGGAGCAACTGTGGTTCGGCGAGTTGCATATCGAGGTTCTTGATATCCTCGACCCGTTCCGGATCGATTTCCGGGAAAAACGGTAGTCGCAGAAATCTGGCAAAAGCACCGAAGTAAGCTTCCGTCTGGACAAGGCCGCTTGCCAGCAATTCATCTTCCACCGTCGAGCCATTTTTAAGAGCCCGCTGCTCGAATGCGTCGATATAGGGTTTGCCGAAGCCCAGTGAAGCGAGGAACTGCGCCTGTCCGGGTTCAGCCTGTTCAGCTGCGCTCCATTGCCGATCATCGCCCGTGAATGAAAATGCAATTTTCCGTTCCATTGGCGTCGTGCGAAACGATTCTCGTGTATAATGGCTAGATTGATCCATGCATCGCCGCCGCCGTCATGGTAATGTCCCACATCCTGCTACGGACAGTATAGATGAGAATGACGAATGTAACGCGAAATATAGGTATTGGCTTTACTTTAGCTATCGCTTTACAATTTTTTGGTGTTATTGACGAAACCCATGCCGAAGGTCTTTCAGACGGAAACCGCATGCCGGTGCTGTTTGATGCGCAGGAGCGGTTTCCTGGCGGCGATCTTTCTTCCGTACCGCGGATCAGGTTTCTGATGTCGGTTGATTTTCCACCGTTCAATTTTACCGACCAGGAGGGCCGGCTCGCGGGTTTCCATGTGGATCTGGTGCGTGAAATCTGCGCCCAGCTGAAGGTGGAAAGCAAGTGCCAGGTGCAGGCATTGCCGTTTGACGAGCTGGAGGCGGCCCTGGAAATGGGCGAAGGCGAAGCGGTGATTTCCGGCATTGCCACCACCGCTGACCTGCGCAAGAGTTTTACCTTCTCGCGCCCTTATCTGCTGTTGCCCGCCCGTCTTGCGGTCAACAAGGCCGCGAAGTTCTCCGGCTCCGGCGCCGATGCATTGTCGGGAAAAAAGGTGGGGGTTGTCGCGGGTTCACGGCATGAACAGATGCTCAAGGCATTTTTCCCGAAAGCCGCCCCAGAGGGTTTCGAGGGCTACGAACCCATGTATGCAGCCCTGAAGACAGGCAAAGTGGACGCCATCTTCGCTGACGGCCTGCGCCTGCCTTTCTGGATTTCGGGGAGCGCCTCCGAAGGCTGCTGTTCTCTCTTCGGCGGGCCTTATATGTCCGACAGGTTTCTCGGCGAAGGCCTTTCCATCATGGCCGTCGATCCGGATAACGTGCTTGTGCCGGCCTTTGATCAGGCGCTTGCCGCACTTTCCCGCAACGGCCGGCTGGAAGAAATCTACCGCCGTTATTTTCCCTATGGGCTCTACTAGAACATTCGGAAAAACGGCGTAGCGGCCTGACGCTCGGAAAAGGCGCGGATGGCGATAGTTGGGTGTCGATCCGATTCAGATCGCCTGGGGCGTTCTCATTCTATTTCGCCGGGGCAAAAGCCTCGTCACTGCGGCGCAATCGCAAAAGCGCGATCCATACCGCAGCGGCAATGGCGGTCTCCACCATGAAATAGCTGCCGATCGTTCCTGAAATGCTGAAAGACCAGGTCGCAAGCGCAACGACGATGGAACCGATGAGGTTCCCGCTGTTCCATATCTTGGCGCGAATATCCTGCCGTCCGGATGCGCCGAGCGCTTCAAGCGCCGTTGCCGCAACAGCCATGGGTATCACCGCCCAGCAAAGAACACGGGTGATGACGGGCAGGGAAACATATTCGTCACCGAACAGGAGGGGCAGGAATGGTGCGATGATGAAGATCGCAAATGCGCTGCCGGCTGCAATGACAAGGGCGGCCTTCAGCACATTATAGGCGCGTTCTATCGTCTTGCTGATGCCCTGCAGGGCGGCGGAAGCCGAACCCGGATAGATCAGGCGGTTAAGCGCTTCAACGGAGAGATAGGAACTGTCGAGAATCCGCCGGGCAATGGAATAGCTGCCCAGAACCTCGGCGCTGGCAATGGCGCCGAGAACCAGAATATCGGCATTGCCGCGCACGGCCTTGAACAGGAACTGCGTGGAAAACAGAATGCCGATGCGGATTTCATCGCGCACGATCCGGAACACCGGCCTGCCGAGCCTGCTGATCGCCTTCACGGAAATTACGGCGGCAATGGTGTGGGCGGCGAGGTTCCACAATGCCCAGGCCTCTACCGTTTCCACCTTGAAGACGAGACAGGCGACCACGGCGGCAATCGTGCGGGCAACGGCAAACATCACTTCCAGCTTGTTGGCCGAGGCAAAGTCGGAATGGGCGATGAAGCTTTGTGTGGAAAGCGAAATAACCTTCAAGAGAACGAGGTTCGTGATGAGGATCAGGAAGGTGGTGATGAGCGTGTGCAGCAATGTTTCCGAGGTCGGGAAAAACACCGGAATCGTTACCATGCCGATGATGGTCAGCACCACGCCTGTCGCGGCACTCAAAAGGTAACTGTGGCCGAGCATGACGGGAAACATGCTGCGATCCTGCGCCACGCGGCGGATGAGCGATTCCTGCGAGCCGATGCCGCAGATCTGCACACCGAGATTGGTCACGGCGGTAATCGAGGCGTAAAGCGCGAATTGTTCGACACCGAGATGGCGGGCGAGCAGGGCAAACGTCAAAAGCTGGGCGGCGCTGGACATCAGCAGTGCCCCGCCGGATGCCATGTAGGTCAATCCCAGTCTGACTAGATGGCCGAACCGCGGCGTATTCAACGACACCTCATTCTCCATGTTTTTTCGACATTGCCGGGCAAGTTCAAGAATGATCGCCCGGCCTTGCAATATTTCGCGAACTGAAAAAAGCCGGTAATCGGCCAGTAACCTGAATGCCAATAACCTGAATGAATGGCAGTTTCTCCTGTCTTAGCCTTCTTGAGGTAAGAGAGGGTTAAAGCAATTGCACAATAATGATGATAATGACCGTTTATGGTTATTTGGACATGGCCCGGTTTCACAAGGGTTTTGTTGTTCGTCACAAGGCAGGCCAATGATCCGATTTTCCGCTCCCGATGCAGGCGACCATGCCGCGTTTTGCTGATACGCAGTCCATTTCTGCGGAAAGCAGCGCCATGTCCCTTTCGGGCGGCCGCCGCGACGCGATTTTTTTCGTCGTCACGATGCTCTATATCTGGATTTCTGTGGCGCCTTTCGAGAGCCTTGCGGTGCCGCCGGTCCCGCGCGCCGCCGCAAACCAGCTGACCGGGCTGGTGATTGCGTTGATCCTGCTGGTATTTGCCCTGCGTCACCGGCTGACGGGGCTTTTGCTGCGGCCGCGTCTGCCTATCCTGCTGCTGTTTTCCTGGCTGGTGATTTGCTCGGTGCTCGGCACGCAGCCAGGCACCTCGCTGCAGCGGCTGATCTTTACGGCGCTGCTGTGCTTCATCACCAGTGTCCTCGTCGTCATGCCAAGGGACCGGCGGCAGTTCGACCGGATGATGGCCATCTTCGCCATCATTCTTTTGGCGCTTTGTTATTTCGGGGTGATCTTCCTGCGATCGCGCGCAATCCATCAGCCCTTTGATCTCGATGAAAAAGCGCTGGCGGGTGACTGGCGCGGCATCTTCAACCACAAGAACGCCGCCGCGCCCGCCATGATCATTCTTTTCATGGTCGGGCTTTATCTGCGTAACGCCTGGTCAACGGTTGGCGGTATTGCGATCACGCTGCTGGCGGGGTTCTTCCTCTGGAAAACCAACGGGAAAACCGCCGCGATGCTGCTGCCCGTCACCATCGCGCTGATCTGGATCATGGAAAGACATGCCGGCCGGACATTGCTGATGATCGGCGGCCTCCTCACGTTCCTCAACATCCTTGCGGTCGGCTCCACTTATTTTCCAAGCATACAGAATCTGGTCGAAAGCCTGGGCATCGATTCCACCTTCACCGGGCGAACGGACATATGGCGCCTGTCCTTCGACACCTTTGCGCAGTCTCCGATCTTCGGGCAGGGTTTCCAGGCGTTCTGGACGAGCGACCGGCTTCTATCGCAGGCCGATATTGCCGGCACCTGGGCAATCACGGCCTTTCATGCCCATAACGGTTATATCGAAAGTCTGCTGAATGGCGGCCTGCCGGCTTTCATCCTCACAGTCATATGGCTCGTCATCATTCCCGCAAATGATTTTCGCACGGCGGTGGACCGCGGCACGGATCCGGCTTTGACGCGGCTTTTCGGACGAATCTGGGTGTATGCCTTACTTTCTTCGTGTCTTGAGAGTAATTTCTTTACCGGAACCGGGCCTATCTGGTCGTCTCTTCTGATCGCAATTTATTGTTTGAGGCATCAGGCTTACGACATACTTGAACAGGGGCAGTAATTTGTTGACAGGCCGGGGGGCTGTGTATGACGCAAAAAATCGGAACGCTTGCAGACCGGGTCAATAACCGGCTGGTGCGGTATTTTCCGGGACCGGCGGTGCGGATCGAAACATCTCAGCCGATCGTCTCCTTCACATTCGACGATGTTCCGGCGAGTGCCTGGACGAAGGGTGCCCGCATTCTGGAGGATGAAGGCGTTCTCGGGACGTTTTACATTGCGGGCGTTTTTATCGACCGGCACGATGAACAGCAGGAGATGATTTCCGCAAAAGGCTGTTCAGAGCTTGCAGCGGCCGGCCACGAGCTTGCCTGCCACACCTATTCCCACCGCAAACTGTCGAGCTTTTCACGGCGCGGGCTTGAAGAAGATTTCGACCGCAATGACCGCGTGCTCGGATCGTTCGACGAGAAACGGCACAGGCAGAATTTCTCCGTTCCTTTCGGCATGGCCTCGCCAATCATGCAGCCCCTGTTGCGGCGCCGGTTCAGAACCACCCGCGGCATTATGCCCGGCATCAACCGCGGCAGCGTCGATCCGCATAATCTTGCCGCCGTCGAATTACGGTCGGATCAAAATTATCTCGATGCCGCTGACCGCTGGCTGGAGGATGTTTTGCAAAATGGCGGCTGGCTCATCATTTTCACCCATGATGTTTCGACCACGCCAAGCTTTTACGGTTGCCCGGAAGAGAGGCTTCAGAGCCTCGTTCGCCGGGCGACGTCCGGAGGGGCGAAAGTCATGACGGTGGATGCCGCCGCAAATGCGCTTGGTCTCTGAACATATATTGCGTTGGGTATAGCGTCAGCGGCTCTTTACCCGCGCGCTTACTGGCTGGCCCAGATGATGCGAGCGATCCATTCCACATCGGCCATGTCGAAGCTGCGGTTGGGATGTTCGGGGTTCAGCGACAGAAGCTCGATGTTCTTGGGGCTTTGCCGCGCCAGCACCTTGGCCATCACTTCACCGTCGCGACTTTTCAGCACCACACGGTCACCGCGCCGTACCTGCGCGCCCGGTTCCACGATGAGGATATCGCCGTCGCGGTAAAGCGGCATCATGCTTTCGCCCTGCACTTCCAGTGCGTAGACGCCCTGTTTGCGTTCGGGGGAAGAAGGGAATTCCACCACATCCCAACCCTGACCCGCCGGAAAACCGCCATCATCGAAAAAACCGCCGGAACCGGCCTGCGCAAAACCGAGAAGCGGAATGGCGTTGTCGGCACCGGAAGGCTGCATGGTCTGTGCCTTGCCGAAAGCGTAGCCGAAAAACTGATCGACACTCGCCCCCGTTGCCTCCAGCACTTTTGATACGGATTCCGTCGAGGGCCAGCGTTTGCGTCCGTCCGGGCCGAAACGCTTCGACTTGTTGAACGAGGTGGGATCGAGACCGGCACGTTTTGCCAGTGCTGATGGTGTCAGCTCATGGCGCTTGGCTAGCGTATCGATGGCGCTCCAGATCGTCTCGTGTGAAAGCATGATAGAAAGCCCGCAGATGGAGCCGGTGGCGGAAAAGCTCCTGTCGTTTACCCATCGGAATCTAGACTATATCCAGCCTGGAGTAAAGAAAGGAAAGGAATAAAATCCTTATCTCATGCCACCATGGCCGACGTATTTATCTTGGCGAGCTGGATGACGGCCTGCGTGCGGCTGTCTACCTTGAGCTTTAAGAGGATCGCTGAGACATGTGCCTTGATCGTGGCTTCCGAAACATTCAGCTCATAGGCGATCTGCTTGTTCAGCAACCCTTCGGCAAGCATGCCGAGAACCCGGCTCTGCTGCGGCGTCAGCGTTCTGAGTCGACCGATGAGATCGGCGACGTCCGAATCCTGTTCCTTTTCGCCTTGATGACCCGCCGGTATCCAGACATCGCCTTCCAGCACCGCGCGGATACCATCGCGGATATCATCGATACCGGAGGATTTGGAAATGAAACCTGAAGCGCCGAGTTCGATGGATCGGCGGATGGTGGTGGCATCGTCCGTTGCCGAAACGATGACGATCGGCAGGCTGGAAAATTCTGCCCTGAGCGCCATCAGGCCGGAAAATCCGCTAACTCCCGGCATGGCAAGATCGAGAAGCATCAGATCGGCGTCGTTGCGTGCCGTTGCAGCACTTCGGGCGGCTTCGAAATCTCCCGCTTCCACAATGGTCTGCTGCCCGTCAAGACCGGATACGGCCTGTTTGAGGGCGCCGCGAAAAAGCGGGTGATCATCTGCAATAATAATGACAAGTTCCGACATTCTGGCCCCCTCCCAAGGGCGTTATGCGGTTCTTTCGCGGGTACTGGTGCACTCCCTTGCCGGCTGTCGAAACGCACCCGGCTCCTCCGCTCAAGGTTGCGCCAATCGCTTGCGCATTACAAGAAAAAGCTTGTGGAGAGGTGGCCTTTGAAGCTCTCCGCAATAAAAATGCCGTGGAAACTGTGGACAATCTTCGAGCTTTGCGGCAAATCCCGCTGAGTGGAAAGCCTTGGAGAGCCCTATGCATGAAACGCCCGCGATCATCTATAAAATCGTGCCGGAGACGTTGTGGAGTGCAGCCAGGGCAAAAGGCGTGTTCGAAGGTGCGGCTATCGACCTGACGGACGGCTTTATTCATTTTTCGACGGCAAAACAGGTGGCCGAGACCGCCGCGCGGCATTTTTCCGGCCAGGTCGATCTGCTTCTGATTGCAGTCGACGGCGCAGCGCTGGGCGACAAGCTGGTCTATGAACCCTCCAGAGGCGGTGATCTTTTCCCCCACCTCTATGCCCCGCTTCCCCTGAGTGCCGTGCTTTGGGAAACGCCGCTCTCACTCGATCATGATGGCCAGCACCAGTTTCCGGAGATTTTATGATGAGCGGATTATTTTCCTCGATCGGCCGCAAGGGCCTGTTTCTGGTCGATCCGGAAAAGGCGCATGGACTGTCGATCGCCGCGCTGAAAAGCGGCTTTCTGCCCACCTGCATGGTGCCGCATGATCCGCGCCTGCAACAGACGGTTGCCGGTCTCGTTTTTCCCAATCCGCTCGGCATGGCGGCAGGTTATGACAAGAACGCCGAAGTGCCGGGACCGCTTCTGCGGCTCGGTTTCGGCTTCACGGAAATCGGCACTGTCACGCCGAAAGCGCAATCCGGCAATCCGAAACCCCGTATCTTCCGTCTGGTCGAGGATGAAGGCGTCATCAACCGCCTCGGTTTCAACAATGAAGGCCATGCCGCGGCGCTGGAGCGCCTGAAGCAAGCGAGCTTGCGCGGCATCGTTGGCGTCAATATCGGCGCGAACAAGGATAGCGAAGACCGCATCGCCGATTATGTGCAGGGCATAGAGGCGTTTTATTCGGTCGCATCCTATTTCACGGTCAATATTTCGTCGCCCAATACGCCCGGCCTGCGCGACCTGCAGGCGCGTGAAAGCCTTGCCGCACTTCTCGTTGCGGTGCTGGAGCGCCGCAAGGCGCAGACTGAGCGCTTTGGCAAACGCATTCCTGTCTTTCTCAAGATCGCACCCGATCTGACCGAGGAGGGAATGGATGACGTTGCAGAAGAAGCGCTCGCCCATGATCTCGATGGCTTGATCGTCTCCAACACCACGCTCTCACGCGAAGGCCTGCGGCCCGGCCCGCACAAAGGCGAGACCGGCGGCTTGTCCGGCAAGCCGTTGTTCGAGCTCTCGACCACGGTTCTCGCCAAGATGCGCCGCCGCGTCGGCGGCAACCTGCCGATCATCGGTGCCGGCGGCGTCTCGTCTGCGGAAACCGCGCTGGAAAAGGTAAGGGCAGGGGCCGATCTGGTGCAGCTCTATTCCTGCATGGTCTATGAAGGCCCCGGCCTGCCATCCACCATCGTCAAGGGCCTGTCGCAGCTGGTCGCCCGTGAGGGCGTGCAGTCTATTCGTGACCTGCGCGACAGCACGGTAGACCGCTGGGCTGACCGCAAGCTCGGCTGATTCTGGAGCGGGGTAGGGGCGCGGCGACGCGCTTGCCCGTGAACCCCGCTTCCGTCATCTGATCAGGCGCAGAGCACCATCGCCCAATAGGGCCGGTTGCGGCTGGCGGCGTCATAGGCCACCGCAACGCCAAGGCCGTTATAGGGCCCGAGCATGTTTTCGAGGTGATGTTGCGAGCCGATCCAGGCCTTGACCACACGCTCGACGCTGTCCTGCCCGGCGGCCACGTTTTCCGCCGCCGGAAGCGGAACCTTGCCGTCCTTCATGCGGATGAGGAAGCTGTCGGTGAGGCCGATCAGATGCGCCATCTTCTGCGCCTTGACCATGCGGCCGGCTTGATAAGCGGCAGCGCCGCTTGCCGCACCATTAATGGTAAGCGGCGAAAGCCCCTTCGAGCGGCGCAGATCGTTGACCATCGGAAGCGCGGCCGCCGTCTCATCGCGGGTGCCTGATGGCATTCCCTTGTTGGTGGGCATGGAAACGCAGGCGGAAAGAACGGAGCTGGCGGAAATCAGCACGAAGCCGCGCCGGGAAAGCGTCTGAAGTGATGATGTATTGGTCATGTCAGCGGCGATAGCTCAGAAGGCGCAGGATGATGAAAACGGGAATGACGATCGTGGCCCCGAGGATCAGATAGTCGCCGATTGCGCCCAGCGCATGGAAACCGCTGCGCCACAGGTCGACGACGAAATCGCGCGCGCTATAGATGATGTTCCACGGCGTCAATCCGAAGATCGCCATCAGAAAACCGACGAGCAGCGAAACCACCAGCAGCTTCACCACGGTGCGGGCCACCGTATCACCCAGCATTTTGTTGACCTCACCGGCCATCAGCAAGTCTCCTGTTTTGTCCTGACATATGAAACGGACCGCTTCGATGCAAGTTTTCACGCATTATATCGCGCCATATCAGTCAATTCCACGCGGGTGCCATGAAATAGGACTTGAGTTTTTTTATGGCTTGATAAATGACAGCCGGCATCTTCTCAGGAATCATTGATGGCCCCAAACCAGTTTTCTTCCGGTGACGTCATTGCCGACCGCCGGGCGGACTATGCCCGCATGTTGGCGGAAGGCGGTGATTATCCCGCCGCCGCCGAACTTATGGAACAGGCGCTTGAACTTGCGCCACGGTGGACGGCGGGATGGTTTCGCTTCGGGGAATATCACGAAAAGGCGGGCGAGACCGCAAAAGCGGTGGCGGCTTACGAGAAAGTCGCCGAGCTGGACAGGGAAGGGCTGTTTGCAGCCGAACTGAAACTTGCGGTTCTCGGCGCCGCGGAAACACCCGAGCAGCCGCCGAGCCGTTATGTGGAAGGGCTGTTCGACGATTATGCCGACCGCTTCGAAACCTCGCTTGTTGAGAAGCTGGATTACAGCGTGCCGCAAAAACTGGCGGAACTGATCGACAGGCAAGCGAAAGGCGGCA is a window from the Agrobacterium tumefaciens genome containing:
- a CDS encoding CAP domain-containing protein is translated as MTNTSSLQTLSRRGFVLISASSVLSACVSMPTNKGMPSGTRDETAAALPMVNDLRRSKGLSPLTINGAASGAAAYQAGRMVKAQKMAHLIGLTDSFLIRMKDGKVPLPAAENVAAGQDSVERVVKAWIGSQHHLENMLGPYNGLGVAVAYDAASRNRPYWAMVLCA
- a CDS encoding quinone-dependent dihydroorotate dehydrogenase gives rise to the protein MSGLFSSIGRKGLFLVDPEKAHGLSIAALKSGFLPTCMVPHDPRLQQTVAGLVFPNPLGMAAGYDKNAEVPGPLLRLGFGFTEIGTVTPKAQSGNPKPRIFRLVEDEGVINRLGFNNEGHAAALERLKQASLRGIVGVNIGANKDSEDRIADYVQGIEAFYSVASYFTVNISSPNTPGLRDLQARESLAALLVAVLERRKAQTERFGKRIPVFLKIAPDLTEEGMDDVAEEALAHDLDGLIVSNTTLSREGLRPGPHKGETGGLSGKPLFELSTTVLAKMRRRVGGNLPIIGAGGVSSAETALEKVRAGADLVQLYSCMVYEGPGLPSTIVKGLSQLVAREGVQSIRDLRDSTVDRWADRKLG
- a CDS encoding DUF6460 domain-containing protein; amino-acid sequence: MAGEVNKMLGDTVARTVVKLLVVSLLVGFLMAIFGLTPWNIIYSARDFVVDLWRSGFHALGAIGDYLILGATIVIPVFIILRLLSYRR